One Tolypothrix bouteillei VB521301 DNA window includes the following coding sequences:
- a CDS encoding type II toxin-antitoxin system HicB family antitoxin produces the protein MAEVPELPGCAVDGYTYQQALENVEIIMQEWIDTAKELGRPIPEPKQHIM, from the coding sequence ATTGCGGAAGTACCAGAATTACCTGGTTGTGCAGTTGATGGTTATACATATCAACAAGCACTGGAAAATGTAGAAATTATCATGCAGGAGTGGATTGATACAGCTAAGGAACTAGGTCGTCCCATTCCAGAACCAAAGCAACACATAATGTAG
- a CDS encoding FAD-dependent oxidoreductase: MSLTEGILSQLPGNVLEGLRQSDRILASIREGDAPIPMVVKETTQPLGTVDWDVIICGGTLGILIGSALALRGVRVALIERRMLRGREQEWNISRKELQVFLELNLLTTEELEKAIATEYNPARVGFHNGTEVWVRDVLNIGVDPVYLLETLKQKFLACGGKLFENTPFTEAVVHPDGIRVNNQFTTRLLIDAMGNLSPIVEQARAGQKPDALCLVVGSCARGFPENHTGDLLLSFTPLHNQCQYFWEAFPAKDGRTTYMFTYMDAHPQRMGLEALFEDYLRLMPEYQGVELNQLAFQRALFGFFPSYQQSPLKTPWNRILPLGDSSGNQSPLSFGGFGAMVRHLERLTQGIHEALQTNQLSANALSLLQPYQPSLAVTWLFQRAMSVEVNQKIDSNQINQLLSAVFQQMEQLGESVLKPFLQDVVQFPALTQTLLKTGVTHPGLVAKVIPQVGLGTLLNWIVHYGNLGVYAVLFLLSEMLQPWMKTLPNVSKYYWHRLAEAWKYGSGNDYF, translated from the coding sequence ATGTCACTAACAGAAGGAATTCTCTCGCAACTACCAGGTAATGTTTTAGAAGGGCTGCGTCAAAGCGATCGCATTTTAGCATCCATAAGAGAAGGGGATGCACCAATACCAATGGTTGTCAAGGAAACAACCCAACCTTTAGGTACCGTAGATTGGGACGTTATCATTTGCGGTGGAACCTTGGGTATTTTAATTGGCTCCGCCTTAGCTTTAAGAGGAGTGCGAGTAGCGCTCATAGAACGGAGAATGTTGCGGGGTAGAGAGCAAGAATGGAACATTTCCCGTAAAGAACTACAAGTTTTTTTAGAACTAAATTTACTGACGACAGAAGAATTAGAGAAAGCGATCGCTACAGAATACAATCCTGCTCGAGTCGGCTTCCATAACGGTACGGAAGTTTGGGTACGGGATGTCCTAAATATTGGCGTCGATCCAGTTTACCTCTTAGAAACCTTAAAACAGAAATTTCTTGCCTGTGGTGGAAAATTATTTGAAAACACGCCATTTACAGAAGCAGTTGTTCATCCCGACGGAATCAGAGTCAACAACCAGTTCACAACCAGGTTGCTCATTGACGCTATGGGGAATCTTTCCCCCATCGTGGAACAAGCACGAGCAGGACAAAAACCAGATGCACTGTGTTTGGTAGTGGGAAGTTGTGCTCGAGGTTTTCCGGAAAACCATACGGGGGACTTGTTGTTATCTTTCACACCCTTGCACAACCAGTGCCAGTACTTTTGGGAAGCTTTCCCAGCAAAAGATGGCAGAACCACCTATATGTTTACTTACATGGATGCACATCCACAACGCATGGGTTTAGAAGCGCTTTTTGAGGATTATCTGCGCTTAATGCCAGAATATCAAGGCGTGGAGTTAAACCAACTGGCATTTCAACGAGCGCTGTTTGGCTTTTTCCCCTCCTACCAACAAAGCCCTTTAAAGACACCTTGGAACCGGATACTACCACTTGGAGATAGCAGTGGTAACCAGTCTCCCCTAAGTTTTGGGGGTTTCGGTGCAATGGTACGTCACCTAGAGCGTCTGACACAAGGCATTCATGAAGCACTGCAAACCAATCAACTATCCGCCAATGCACTCTCACTTCTGCAACCATACCAACCCAGTTTAGCTGTCACTTGGCTTTTCCAAAGGGCTATGAGTGTGGAAGTTAATCAAAAAATTGATTCCAATCAAATTAACCAACTGCTGTCTGCAGTCTTTCAACAGATGGAACAGTTAGGCGAATCGGTTCTCAAACCATTTTTGCAAGATGTGGTGCAGTTTCCAGCACTGACACAAACTCTGCTCAAAACGGGTGTGACACATCCTGGATTAGTCGCCAAGGTAATTCCACAGGTTGGATTGGGAACTTTACTCAATTGGATAGTACATTACGGAAATTTAGGGGTTTACGCTGTTTTGTTTTTGCTAAGTGAAATGTTACAACCATGGATGAAAACTTTACCCAATGTTTCCAAATACTATTGGCATCGCTTAGCTGAAGCTTGGAAATACGGTTCTGGCAATGATTATTTTTGA